In a single window of the Biomphalaria glabrata chromosome 5, xgBioGlab47.1, whole genome shotgun sequence genome:
- the LOC106069452 gene encoding isatin hydrolase-like isoform X1, with protein MLGLRLCVALIAYPLLAYCCLPDSFQVLDLSHTLSNESLRWPGGSNFSFTILTRGWQNNNSFWLELNKFDTPEHIGTHMDAPAHFYNKGWKVHEIPADRLVGPGVVIDVKDKVFNDSDYRMTPADVESWEKVNGPIPKGAIVFMRSGWDTRYPNKKLTFNTNTPDNESTFHFPGFHPDTARWLIVNRNIGMIGIDTPSTDYGPSPNFEVHQIISNASVMGLENVNNLGALPPKGFIVTVAPVKLFDGSGGPVRILALVSKDGSGMCTTNSAGRLMLFWAFKFGLWHVLSSLWKICIT; from the exons ATGTTAGGACTCAGACTGTGTGTGGCTTTGATAGCCTATCCATTGCTTGCGTACTGCTGTCTTCCAGACTCTTTTCAAGTTCTAGACCTTTCGCACACCCTCAGCAATGAGTCCCTCAGGTGGCCTGGTGGTAGCAACTTCAGCTTTACTATTTTGACCAGAGGATggcaaaacaacaacagcttCTG GCTAGAGCTGAACAAATTTGATACGCCTGAACACATCGGTACCCACATGGACGCCCCTGCGCACTTTTATAACAAAGGTTGGAAGGTCCACGAGATCCCTGCAGACAGGCTGGTAGGTCCAGGGGTTGTCATTGACGTCAAAGACAAGGTGTTCAATGACTCGGACTACAGAATGAC gccaGCAGACGTAGAGAGCTGGGAAAAGGTAAATGGGCCTATACCAAAAGGAGCCATTGTATTTATGAGGTCTGGTTGGGATACTAGGTATCCTAACAAGAAGCTGACATTTAACACAAACACACCAGATAATGAATCCACATTTCATTTTCCAG GCTTTCACCCTGACACTGCTAGATGGCTAATAGTTAACAGGAACATTGGTATGATAGGCATCGACACACCTTCCACAGACTACGGCCCTTCCCCTAACTTCGAGGTCCATCAGATCATCAGTAATGCGTCGGTCATGGGCCTAGAGAACGTCAACAATCTGGGCGCCCTTCCGCCCAAAGGATTCATCGTAACCGTCGCCCCTGTCAAGCTGTTTGACGGCAGTGGGGGGCCTGTTCGCATCCTGGCACTAGTAAGCAAGGATGGGAGCGGCATGTGCACTACCAATAGCGCAGGACGCTTAATGCTTTTCTGGGCTTTTAAATTTGGTTTATGGCATGTTTTGTCTAGTTTATGGAAAATCTGCATTACTTAA
- the LOC106069452 gene encoding uncharacterized protein LOC106069452 isoform X2 — protein MLGLRLCVALIAYPLLAYCCLPDSFQVLDLSHTLSNESLRWPGGSNFSFTILTRGWQNNNSFWPADVESWEKVNGPIPKGAIVFMRSGWDTRYPNKKLTFNTNTPDNESTFHFPGFHPDTARWLIVNRNIGMIGIDTPSTDYGPSPNFEVHQIISNASVMGLENVNNLGALPPKGFIVTVAPVKLFDGSGGPVRILALVSKDGSGMCTTNSAGRLMLFWAFKFGLWHVLSSLWKICIT, from the exons ATGTTAGGACTCAGACTGTGTGTGGCTTTGATAGCCTATCCATTGCTTGCGTACTGCTGTCTTCCAGACTCTTTTCAAGTTCTAGACCTTTCGCACACCCTCAGCAATGAGTCCCTCAGGTGGCCTGGTGGTAGCAACTTCAGCTTTACTATTTTGACCAGAGGATggcaaaacaacaacagcttCTG gccaGCAGACGTAGAGAGCTGGGAAAAGGTAAATGGGCCTATACCAAAAGGAGCCATTGTATTTATGAGGTCTGGTTGGGATACTAGGTATCCTAACAAGAAGCTGACATTTAACACAAACACACCAGATAATGAATCCACATTTCATTTTCCAG GCTTTCACCCTGACACTGCTAGATGGCTAATAGTTAACAGGAACATTGGTATGATAGGCATCGACACACCTTCCACAGACTACGGCCCTTCCCCTAACTTCGAGGTCCATCAGATCATCAGTAATGCGTCGGTCATGGGCCTAGAGAACGTCAACAATCTGGGCGCCCTTCCGCCCAAAGGATTCATCGTAACCGTCGCCCCTGTCAAGCTGTTTGACGGCAGTGGGGGGCCTGTTCGCATCCTGGCACTAGTAAGCAAGGATGGGAGCGGCATGTGCACTACCAATAGCGCAGGACGCTTAATGCTTTTCTGGGCTTTTAAATTTGGTTTATGGCATGTTTTGTCTAGTTTATGGAAAATCTGCATTACTTAA